A DNA window from Hordeum vulgare subsp. vulgare chromosome 1H, MorexV3_pseudomolecules_assembly, whole genome shotgun sequence contains the following coding sequences:
- the LOC123409720 gene encoding uncharacterized protein LOC123409720, which produces MAGRSSSRSMVSAHRLFAPAPARPLQHAPDPALELDEADIIWGGAAPASSPPADAYGRALSASTISRASKPRAAAPRDAAGGGVGGPASLPVNIPDWSKILGAEYGGGSAGAGRWPSDDRGDAYLDRGDRQWVPPHEQLMYRERAAASFSVREGAGRTLKGRDLRRVRNAIWEKTGFQD; this is translated from the coding sequence ATGGCCGGCCGGAGCAGCAGCCGTTCCATGGTCTCCGCGCACCGACTCttcgcgccggcgccggcgcgccCCCTGCAGCACGCGCCTGACCCGGCCCTGGAGCTCGACGAGGCCGACATCATCTGGGGCGGCGCCGCGCCGGCCTCGTCCCCGCCGGCCGACGCGTACGGGCGGGCCCTGTCCGCGTCCACGATCTCCAGGGCCTCTaagccccgcgccgccgcgccgCGAGATGCCGCCGGTGGCGGCGTCGGCGGGCCGGCGTCGCTGCCTGTCAACATCCCCGACTGGTCCAAGATCCTGGGGGCGGAGTACGGCGGGGGGAGCGCCGGCGCGGGGCGGTGGCCGTCGGACGATCGCGGGGACGCGTACCTGGACCGCGGCGACCGGCAGTGGGTGCCGCCGCACGAGCAGCTCATGTACCGGGAGCGCGCCGCGGCGTCTTTCTCCGTGCGCGAGGGCGCAGGGCGCACGCTCAAGGGCCGCGACCTCCGCCGCGTCCGCAACGCCATCTGGGAGAAGACCGGCTTCCAGGACTGA